One Candidatus Binataceae bacterium genomic region harbors:
- a CDS encoding DUF1993 domain-containing protein codes for MAISLYSGFVPVCLQLLGGLKTILQKAEEHATAHKWDTATILNLRLYPDMFTLERQVRQVCNHALGAGRVAGVALPSLPDQDNSWAEIQSRIDKTVDFLKGLRPNQLDGKDDLDVTVPMGGQQRTMKAQSYLYHLAMPQVGFHTTTAYDILRHVGVNIGKRDYLGSMPS; via the coding sequence ATGGCCATATCGCTATATTCCGGCTTTGTGCCGGTTTGCCTCCAGCTGCTCGGCGGCCTCAAGACCATACTGCAGAAAGCCGAAGAACACGCCACGGCGCACAAATGGGACACTGCCACGATACTCAATCTGCGGCTCTATCCCGACATGTTCACGCTGGAGCGCCAGGTGCGCCAGGTCTGCAATCACGCCCTCGGCGCCGGGCGCGTCGCCGGGGTCGCTCTGCCGAGCCTGCCGGACCAGGACAACAGCTGGGCCGAGATACAATCGCGCATCGACAAGACGGTCGATTTTCTGAAGGGGCTGCGGCCCAACCAGCTGGACGGCAAAGACGATTTGGACGTCACGGTTCCGATGGGCGGCCAGCAGCGCACGATGAAGGCGCAGAGCTATCTGTATCACCTCGCAATGCCGCAAGTAGGCTTCCATACGACGACTGCGTACGACATCCTTCGCCACGTCGGCGTAAACATCGGCAAGCGCGACTATCTGGGCTCGATGCCGTCATAA